The Mycolicibacterium mageritense genome contains a region encoding:
- the dapA gene encoding 4-hydroxy-tetrahydrodipicolinate synthase, which produces MPVSISGIDVTTQLGTVLTAMVTPFKPDGSLDLDTAVRLAGHLVDSGCDGLVLSGTTGESPTTTDDEKLALLRAVVGAVGDRARIIAGAGSYDTAHSVHLAKASAEAGAHGLLVVTPYYSRPPQAGLIAHFTKVADATDLPVLLYDIPPRSSIPIAWDTIRTLAEHPNIVGVKDAKGDLHGGGQIIAETGLAYYSGDDALNLPWLAMGAVGIVSVWGHLAAGQLRDMVSAFHSGDVATARKINVALGPLAAAQARLGGVTMSKAGLKLQGHDAGDPRLPQIPASPDEIEALAADMRAATVLR; this is translated from the coding sequence TTGCCCGTGAGCATCAGCGGAATCGACGTCACCACCCAGTTGGGCACCGTGCTGACCGCCATGGTGACGCCGTTCAAGCCCGACGGCTCACTCGACCTCGACACCGCGGTACGGCTGGCCGGTCACCTGGTCGATTCCGGCTGCGACGGGTTGGTGCTGTCCGGCACCACCGGTGAGTCGCCGACCACCACCGACGACGAGAAACTCGCCCTGCTGCGCGCGGTGGTCGGCGCGGTCGGTGACCGGGCGCGCATCATCGCCGGCGCAGGCAGCTACGACACCGCACACAGCGTGCACCTTGCCAAGGCGTCCGCCGAAGCCGGCGCCCACGGCCTGCTGGTCGTCACGCCGTACTATTCGCGGCCGCCGCAGGCCGGTCTGATCGCGCATTTCACGAAGGTCGCCGACGCCACGGACCTGCCCGTGCTGCTCTACGACATTCCGCCGCGCTCGTCGATTCCGATCGCGTGGGACACCATCCGCACGCTCGCCGAGCACCCCAACATCGTCGGGGTCAAGGACGCCAAGGGCGATCTGCACGGCGGCGGGCAGATCATTGCCGAAACGGGACTCGCGTACTACTCGGGTGACGACGCCCTGAACCTGCCGTGGCTGGCGATGGGTGCCGTCGGCATCGTGAGCGTCTGGGGCCACCTGGCCGCGGGCCAGCTGCGCGACATGGTGTCCGCGTTCCACTCCGGCGACGTCGCGACGGCCCGCAAGATCAACGTTGCGCTCGGCCCGCTCGCCGCGGCCCAGGCTCGGCTGGGTGGTGTGACCATGTCGAAGGCCGGTCTGAAACTACAGGGCCACGATGCCGGTGATCCACGGTTGCCGCAGATTCCGGCGTCCCCTGACGAGATCGAGGCGCTGGCCGCTGACATGCGCGCCGCCACGGTGCTCAGGTAG
- the thyX gene encoding FAD-dependent thymidylate synthase, producing MAEIAPLRVQLIAKTEFVAPPDVPWETDADGGQALTEFAGRACYQSWSKPNPKTATNAGYIGHIIDVGHFSVLEHASVSFYITGISRSCTHELIRHRHFSYSQLSQRYVPENDAEVVVPPGMDDDPELVEMFVAAADASRATYVELLARLEAKFADQPNAVLRRKQARQAARAVLPNGTETRIVVTGNYRAWRHFIAMRASEHADVEIRQLAIACLRRLVEVAPAVFDDFDISTLADGTEVATSPLATEA from the coding sequence GTGGCCGAGATCGCCCCGCTGCGCGTGCAACTGATCGCCAAGACCGAATTCGTGGCGCCGCCGGACGTGCCGTGGGAGACGGACGCCGACGGTGGACAGGCGCTCACGGAGTTCGCCGGACGGGCCTGCTACCAGAGCTGGTCGAAACCCAATCCGAAGACGGCGACCAACGCGGGCTACATCGGCCACATCATCGACGTCGGGCATTTCTCAGTGCTCGAACACGCGTCGGTGTCGTTCTACATCACCGGGATCTCCCGATCCTGCACGCACGAACTGATCCGGCACCGGCACTTCTCCTACTCGCAGCTGTCCCAGCGTTACGTGCCGGAGAACGACGCCGAGGTCGTGGTGCCGCCCGGGATGGACGACGACCCGGAACTCGTCGAGATGTTCGTCGCCGCGGCCGACGCCAGCCGCGCGACGTATGTCGAGTTGCTGGCCCGGCTTGAGGCGAAGTTCGCGGATCAGCCCAACGCGGTGCTGCGCCGCAAGCAGGCCCGCCAGGCGGCCAGGGCCGTGCTGCCCAACGGCACCGAGACCCGCATAGTCGTCACCGGCAACTATCGCGCCTGGCGGCATTTCATCGCGATGCGCGCCAGCGAGCACGCCGACGTCGAGATCCGGCAATTGGCCATCGCATGCCTGCGCCGGCTGGTGGAGGTGGCCCCCGCGGTGTTCGACGATTTCGACATCTCGACACTGGCCGACGGGACCGAAGTGGCGACGTCGCCGTTGGCGACGGAGGCCTGA